The nucleotide window AGTGATTAAATTAGGGTCTATACGGGAGTCTGAACAAGTAATAAAGAGAATTCGCGGTTTTTGTCCGTGAGCGAGTTCTTCAAATAAATCTCTGTGAAGGCTGAAATAACCAGCCTGAAATTTTTCTAATCCCTCAATTAATTTTTTCATGGGTGGGAGTCTCTTGTCTTGGAGGTGTTTTTCTCAGTCTTATAAAATTATTATGCACAAAGGCTCTTTTGTATAGTAGCTCGAAAAAATACCTAAAAAGATAGATTTCAATAATGGATAATTGATAATGGATAATTGATAATGGATAATGGATAATTTACTATCTTTAAGGGAATAGGAAAGGTTTTAAAGCAAATTAATTAATTATCAATTGTCCATTGATATATAGCTGGTTTTATTTAAAAATGATACAATAAATATTATCAATAATATTACTTTTTTTAATCAAAAAATATGGTAGAGCTAGTTATTGTTGCTCTCTTAGTCATGGTTGGTTCTGGTATCTGTGCTTGCACTGAAACAGCGATTTTATCCGTTTCGCCGATTAAAGTTAGGGAATTATCCCAATCTGGACAAAAATCCGCCTCAGTTTTGTTAACGATTCGAGAAAATATTAATCATCCTATTGCCACCATTGTCATGATTAATAATCTGTTTAACATTTTTGGCAGTATTTTTATTGGAAGTATAGCCTCAAAAGTGTTAGGAAATATGTGGCTAGGATTATTTTCAGGAGTTTTTACTTTTTTGATCATTATTTTTGCGGAAATTATCCCTAAAACTTTGGCTGCTCGTTATGCTACTCAGATAGCGTTGTTTGTAGCGATTCCTCTCAAATTAATTACTCAAATTTTTAAGCCCTTTACTGTCATCATTGAAACCCTGACCTTACCCTTTACAAAAAAAGATAAACTTCCCAGTACCAGTGAAGCAGAAATTAAAATTTTAGCGAGTATTGGTCGTCGGGAGGGGGTAATAGAAAAAGATGAATCAGAAATGATTGAGCGAGTCTTTCAATTAAATGATCTTAAAGCAGAAGATTTGATGACTCCTCGAATTATTGTCACTTATCTCAAAGGAGAGTTAACCCTAGAGGAATGTCAAGATATAATTTCTCATTCAGAACATACTCGAATTTTAGTCATTGGAGAAACCATTGATAAAGTCTTAGGGATAGCTTTAAAACATGAATTATTAACCGCCATTATTGAAGGAAAACAAAAGCAACCTATTTCAACTTTTACCCGTTCAGTGAATTTTGTTTCTCAAGAGACTAAAGCCAATGAATTACTAAAAACGTTTCAGACATTAGGAGAACATTTAATCGTCGTTCTTGATGAGTATGGGGGAGTGGCTGGCGTTGTCACTCTAGAGGATGTGTTAGAAGTTTTAATAGGGGAAATTGTCGATGAAACCGATAAGTTTGTCGATCTGCAACAAATCGCCCGACGGAAACGAAAAATTTTATTAGAAGCCAGAGGAATACAACAACAAGAAATGATACAAGTTTCCTAAAAAATTAAGTGGGCGAAAAGCCCACCGATATTTTATAATGAAAAACAAAATTTTAAGCAACAATTGCTTTACGACTATTTAAATCAAAACCATATCCATCAGGAAGAATATTTAAATTAACATCGCACAAAGCTAACCCTTCATCTTTTAAAATTTGTTTAATATTATTATGACTAGCTGATTTTAAATCAACCACCGTACAACTGCCTTCGCCAATGACTTGAAATTGATGATCTTCCACAATGATCCCTGTATTTTCATCAATTCCGATGCCAATTAACTGAGGATGACGAGCAACCGCCGCTAATAACCGTCCTAAACGTCCTCGCTGGGCAAAATGCTGATCTATAATCACCTCTGACAAAAAGTCCATCCCCGAATCAAGATCGACAATTTCTATCCGAGGATAAGTCTCACTATCTCCCTCTAGGATCATCTTATCAGACATCATGCTTGCACCAGCACTTGTTCCCCCGACAATCAACCCTTCTTGATAGCGTTTTTGAAGAGTTTTATGAATTTGAGTATCTTTGAGGACTTCCACAATTCTCGCTTGATCCCCCCCGGTAAAAAATACCCCAGTTGCGCGTTCAAGAGCTTCTAGAATACTACGAGAGTCAGCATCTTCCCGCACCACCGTATCCGCCACCCGAACATCTTCAACCCCCAAACGTTCAAAAGTACGGATGTAATCATCCCCTACTTCTCTCGGTAATTCAGTCGCTACCGTCATGATGACAATTTTTGCATCAATTCCACCAGAGCGACGAATAAACTCCCGTAAGATTTTACAGTCGCCCTCTTTATCTTCTGCTCCCCCAATAATAATTAATTGACCTTTAATATCTTGTTTAACAGACTGATTTTTCCCTGATTGTTCAGGGGCTTTTTCCGTAGCGTTAACCATATTTTCTCCAAAAAAAAGCTGATAATTATTATGAAAACATAACAAATAAACCGATGAGAAGAATCTTTGGATAGATTTTATACAACAGGCGTGAATAGGTTAAATTACTATTAGAGCTAAACTGACACGATGGGTAATTTATCTGTTGAGAAGAGGCAGGAAGCAGGGGGCAGCTTTGCTGAAGGGAATTACTAATACCCCATTTAAATACACAACAGCTTATTACACAAATCGAACTAAATCTTATTCATTACATCCGTAGACTTATGTTAGTGACATAAATTTCATCTGCGTTCATCTGCGTTCATCTGCGGACGATTATGTAAGAGGTCTATTGATTAGGGAATAACTCCATCAGATAAAACTTAGATTTTTCTCTAATTCTATTAGAAGTATTAACTTTTCCTGAGATAGATCACAACCTCAAGTAAGATAGTTACGTTTGAGAATAGAAAAAAAAATTTTGAGGTTATCGAATTATGCCCTTTCCTCGCTCCAGTGGCATTTTACTCCATCCTACAAGCTTTCCGAGTCGCTACGGTATCGGAGATTTAGGGATAGAAGCCTATTATTTTATTGACTTTTTGGTTCGCAGTGGACAGCGCTATTGGCAAATACTCCCCTTAAATCCTCCTAGTGTGGGCAACTCTCCCTATATGAGTTTTTCCGCCATTGCCGGCAATCCTTTATTGATTAGTCCGGATTTGCTCTTAGAAAAAGGATTACTCAACCCAGAAGATTTAGAGAATGTGCCGGACTTTCCCCTGGATCATATCGATTTCGAGGGGGTGATTGCTTGGAAAATTCCCCTCCTCAAAAAAGCCTCCCAAAACTTTGCTCAAAAAGCATCCCCAGTGATGCAACGCAGATTTGAAGGATTTTGTCAAGGCAAAGCCGGCTGGTTAGAAGATTATGCCCTATTCATGGCTTTATTAGAGTCTCAAGGGCAACCGGTTTGGACACAATGGCCGATAGAATTACGAAATCGCTATCAAGATGCCCTAGACTATGCCCGTCAAGAATTAAAAGAGGAAATCTTTTTCCATAAGTTCCTTCAGTTTGAATTTTTGGAAGAGTGGTTAGCCCTCAGAGGCTATATTAACACCCTCAACATTCAAATTATTGGAGATATTCCCATCTATGTCGGTCATAATAGCGCTGATGTTTGGGCCAACCCCCAAGTCTTTAAACTCGATCCGGAAACCGGCAACCCCTTAGAAGTAGCCGGAGTTCCCCCAGATTATTTTTCCGCTACTGGGCAATTATGGGGCAATCCTATCTATGACTGGGAATACCTCCAAAATACAGGCTTTGATTGGTGGGTGCGCCGAGTTCGGGAAGTGTTAACCCAAGTTGATATTGTTCGGATCGATCACTTCCGAGGGTTAGAATCATATTGGTCAGTTCCGGCGGGAGAAACCACCGCTATGAACGGACAATGGGTGAAAGCCCCAGGATATGCCTTATTTGACACTATTCGCACTAAATTAGGTAAACTCCCCATCATCGCTGAAGATTTGGGCGATATCGATCAACCGGTGTTAGATATGCGGGATCATTACGAATTCCCCGGCATGAAGATCTTGCACTTTGCCTTTGGAGGGGGATCGGATAATCCCTATTTACCCTTTAATGTCGATCGCAATAGTGTAATTTACACCGGAACTCATGATAACAATACCTCAATGGGTTGGTACTATGACAATGCCAATGACTATGAAAAAGGTCGTTTGTATCAATATCTGGGGTGTACCGGAGACTATAGCATTGCCTGGGATATGATCCGTTTAGCTTATAGTTCTGTAGCTAATCAGGCGATTATTCCTCTACAAGATGTGTTTAGTCTCGGATCGGATGCAAGAATGAATACCCCTAGTCTAGCTGATGGTAACTGGTCATGGCGTTACCGAGGGGAAGCGTTAACCGAAGAGTATATCAATCGTCTTCGAGAGATGGTGATGCTTTACGGACGGTAATTTGATACTCAAATAAAATTAAACTTAGAGGCGGTGCGATGAAAGCCCGTCTTTAACTTTTTTTGGCGAATTTTTAGGTATTACTCCGGAATAATGACTGGCAATGAGAGCCACCATCAGCCACCATAGGGAAGCAATTTGGGGACGATACCACACCGTATCGACAAAACCATGAGCTAACATTCCGGCCATAGTGGCGATCGCAGCAATTAACCAAAACCCCTGAAGATTTCTTTGCTGTCGTAACAGTCCTATTTGACGCACTCCCTGGTTAAAGGTGACGACTAATAACCACACAAAACAACTTAACCCAATTACACCGGTTTCTACCATAATTTCGAGCAACACCGAATAAGCACTCAAAGCGCTATATTTAGGGTGCATAAACAGAGGATAAACTTTATTAAACGCTTCATTGCCCGGGCCAATCCCAATAATTGGATAAGCTTTAATCATTTTAATCACGGAAGCCCAAACATTCATCCGAAAATTATTACTACTGTCTTCTCGTCCGGCAAAAATACTCATTACCCGAATCCGCAGGGGTTCTACCATAATCATAGCCAGGATTACAAAGGCGGCGAGAGTTCCCAAAACCAGGGGAAGTAACCACTTTTGCCAAAAGGGAGAAAGGCTATCTTTAAACCAATAATAGAGCAACAGCAGAAAAACGAGAGAAAGACCCATCATGCCAATCCAACCGCCTCGACTATCGGTATAGTACAAACAGGCCGTATTGACAAAAAACAAAGTTAGTGCTAATGCTTTCTGTAGCCACCCCTGCCAAACAAATACCGCCGCCGCACTCAAAGCAATGGCCGGTAACAAGTAGGACGCTAAGAGATTAGGATTACCCAAATAGCTATAAACTCGCGTATCCCCTGCTAAATCTGAGGTGGGATCGTTCCAAGTCGCTAACTGTTCAACCCCGAACATTTCCTGTCGCACCCCATAAATACTCACCACCAAAGCGGTTAATAAATATACAGTAATGATCATCGAAGTCAGACGGGGCGATCGCAAGACACGAGCCGTCAGAGCAAACATGACTAAATATAAAGTCAGTTTAACCCAACCCTCAAAAGCGGCGGCTCTTACCGGCGAAAAAGCGACCGCAATGGTAGCAATTCCCCAATAAAGGAGAACAAGAAGGTGAATCGGAGTGATAGACGGCCAATCATCATCGGATAAAGTCAATAAAAGCCAATATCCGCCACAAGCTAGCAGCAAAATCCCGATTAACCCGGTAGAAACAAAAGGACTTAAAGCCAAAACCAAGCAAATGAGTAGAGCGCCTAAAGGTTCTGCCCACTGAAGCAGCCAACTTTCAGAACGCCAACGGCTTAAAAAACCGACAAAATGATAGACGAAACTGGCCCCACGCCACTGACTAGGGGATAATTCCATAAGAGTTATTCGTTTCCAGGCTGAGGTCATAGACAATTTAGAGATCAAATCCTATTGTGATTTAGTTACCCATGATCCAGGATAACTCTCAAGACAATCTTGTTCCTGATCTCAAATTCTCTTGAATGGTGCTAGAAGATTTTTTACTCCTCTTGAGCGGAAACTTTAGGAAGAGTTAAAACATAGCGATAACCGGATTCGGATGACCCTTGTATGAGAATTTTACCGCCATGACTTTCTGCAAAATGACAAGCCAGCAATAATCCTAATATTTGTTGCGGATTTTGATGTTGATCTAAAAGATTTTGGTC belongs to Gloeothece citriformis PCC 7424 and includes:
- the malQ gene encoding 4-alpha-glucanotransferase, which produces MPFPRSSGILLHPTSFPSRYGIGDLGIEAYYFIDFLVRSGQRYWQILPLNPPSVGNSPYMSFSAIAGNPLLISPDLLLEKGLLNPEDLENVPDFPLDHIDFEGVIAWKIPLLKKASQNFAQKASPVMQRRFEGFCQGKAGWLEDYALFMALLESQGQPVWTQWPIELRNRYQDALDYARQELKEEIFFHKFLQFEFLEEWLALRGYINTLNIQIIGDIPIYVGHNSADVWANPQVFKLDPETGNPLEVAGVPPDYFSATGQLWGNPIYDWEYLQNTGFDWWVRRVREVLTQVDIVRIDHFRGLESYWSVPAGETTAMNGQWVKAPGYALFDTIRTKLGKLPIIAEDLGDIDQPVLDMRDHYEFPGMKILHFAFGGGSDNPYLPFNVDRNSVIYTGTHDNNTSMGWYYDNANDYEKGRLYQYLGCTGDYSIAWDMIRLAYSSVANQAIIPLQDVFSLGSDARMNTPSLADGNWSWRYRGEALTEEYINRLREMVMLYGR
- a CDS encoding IctB family putative bicarbonate transporter, encoding MTSAWKRITLMELSPSQWRGASFVYHFVGFLSRWRSESWLLQWAEPLGALLICLVLALSPFVSTGLIGILLLACGGYWLLLTLSDDDWPSITPIHLLVLLYWGIATIAVAFSPVRAAAFEGWVKLTLYLVMFALTARVLRSPRLTSMIITVYLLTALVVSIYGVRQEMFGVEQLATWNDPTSDLAGDTRVYSYLGNPNLLASYLLPAIALSAAAVFVWQGWLQKALALTLFFVNTACLYYTDSRGGWIGMMGLSLVFLLLLYYWFKDSLSPFWQKWLLPLVLGTLAAFVILAMIMVEPLRIRVMSIFAGREDSSNNFRMNVWASVIKMIKAYPIIGIGPGNEAFNKVYPLFMHPKYSALSAYSVLLEIMVETGVIGLSCFVWLLVVTFNQGVRQIGLLRQQRNLQGFWLIAAIATMAGMLAHGFVDTVWYRPQIASLWWLMVALIASHYSGVIPKNSPKKVKDGLSSHRL
- a CDS encoding cyanophycinase, yielding MVNATEKAPEQSGKNQSVKQDIKGQLIIIGGAEDKEGDCKILREFIRRSGGIDAKIVIMTVATELPREVGDDYIRTFERLGVEDVRVADTVVREDADSRSILEALERATGVFFTGGDQARIVEVLKDTQIHKTLQKRYQEGLIVGGTSAGASMMSDKMILEGDSETYPRIEIVDLDSGMDFLSEVIIDQHFAQRGRLGRLLAAVARHPQLIGIGIDENTGIIVEDHQFQVIGEGSCTVVDLKSASHNNIKQILKDEGLALCDVNLNILPDGYGFDLNSRKAIVA
- a CDS encoding hemolysin family protein, with amino-acid sequence MVELVIVALLVMVGSGICACTETAILSVSPIKVRELSQSGQKSASVLLTIRENINHPIATIVMINNLFNIFGSIFIGSIASKVLGNMWLGLFSGVFTFLIIIFAEIIPKTLAARYATQIALFVAIPLKLITQIFKPFTVIIETLTLPFTKKDKLPSTSEAEIKILASIGRREGVIEKDESEMIERVFQLNDLKAEDLMTPRIIVTYLKGELTLEECQDIISHSEHTRILVIGETIDKVLGIALKHELLTAIIEGKQKQPISTFTRSVNFVSQETKANELLKTFQTLGEHLIVVLDEYGGVAGVVTLEDVLEVLIGEIVDETDKFVDLQQIARRKRKILLEARGIQQQEMIQVS